TTCGTTACCTTCCAGGGGAAGTAAGACGATTCGAAGCGAACGTTTGGTACCAGTAACTTGTTACGGTAATAGCCCGGCAGCACGGAGAAGTCGAACCGCATGCCACTTTGCATATCGGCGATGTGTGAAATGCCCGCGTACTTTTTGGAGTACGGCCCCCAGGCTTGCAGGCGCAGGTCGTGGCTGCCATCGAGTTTGGTGGTGTCGAAGTGTTTGCGCTGGGCCTGAACGTTCGTCGAGAGTAATAAAACCAGGCAATAACTGATCCGTGCTATGAGCTTCATAAAGTTGGGTTGAAAGGAAGCCTGCCTTTTCGTGGCAGGCTTCCTGTTTATTTAGTTTGACCCCTCGTTCGGAGTGATCTTCGTCCTGTTAATATCCACCTGACTTTGCGGTATCGGGAACACCAGGTTCTGCGGCGTTACCGGGTTTACCAGGTTGATCTGGGCAGCCTTACCATTGATTACCGGGATAGCACGATCGGTGCGTACCAGGTCGTACCAGCGGAGGTTCTCGAAAGCAAATTCTACGCGTCTTTCTTTTTCCATCGCTAACCTGAACGCTTCCTGGCTGGGTACTTCCACCGAAGTAAGCGGTCCCAGGTCGGCACGGTCACGTATCTCATTCAGGTAGTCAAATGCGTCGCCGTCTGGCACATAAGCGGCTTCGTTCAGGCACTCGGCGTACATCAGTAACACATCTGCATAACGAATGATGGGAATGTTGTTCGCATTGTCGTTGGCCAGTGCAGGCACGTCATGGTACTTTTTTACAAAGTTGCCCGGAATGGTGGTGCCGCCGGCATTTACATAAGAGGTGGCCACTGTGGCTGCTTTGCGCAGATCGCCAGGTTCGTAGGCATTCACCAGGTCGTCGCTGGGCGTATTATTACCGCCGCCACCAAACATGATTACCGCGTTACCGGAGTTCTGTGGCGCGAATGAATTAGGCCATCCGTTGCCTTGCCCAACCCCGCCGCTTTTGTACTGCACGTCAAAGATAGCTTCTACATTGTTTTTATTTTTCACTTTGAAGAAATCGGCATACACCGGTACGAGGTCGTACTTATTCAGGTCGATCACTGCTTTCAGTTGCACGGCTGCTGGTGCAAATTTCTTCTGAGTGAGTAACACGCGCCCTAATATCGCTCTTGCTGCACCTTCTGTCGCGCGGCCGATATCCGCAGTGGCAGTGTAATTAACAGGTAATTCGTCTGCAGCTTCGGT
This genomic interval from Chitinophaga horti contains the following:
- a CDS encoding RagB/SusD family nutrient uptake outer membrane protein, with protein sequence MKFNHLTIYKAAFIMMALSSCGKGFVDLKPISSITTGNFYQTEEDFKNAINGAYAALRSGGNYGGDSYVFGEVRSDNSIPVSSGSVTDQDEFDRFYIRTTNPYINARWSNSYSAIARCNAILDRIGGITMNATLKDRYTAEAKFLRALYYFNLVRTFGDVPLVLKEITNPDEGYEYGRAPKADVYAQIEKDLTEAADELPVNYTATADIGRATEGAARAILGRVLLTQKKFAPAAVQLKAVIDLNKYDLVPVYADFFKVKNKNNVEAIFDVQYKSGGVGQGNGWPNSFAPQNSGNAVIMFGGGGNNTPSDDLVNAYEPGDLRKAATVATSYVNAGGTTIPGNFVKKYHDVPALANDNANNIPIIRYADVLLMYAECLNEAAYVPDGDAFDYLNEIRDRADLGPLTSVEVPSQEAFRLAMEKERRVEFAFENLRWYDLVRTDRAIPVINGKAAQINLVNPVTPQNLVFPIPQSQVDINRTKITPNEGSN